CGCGTGCCAGTTGGTGTTTGCCTCGACGGCGCTGTTTCTGGGTCTGGCGACGGCGTTCAAGTTCGTCACTTACGAGCAGATCCTCGCGATGGCGCTGATCAACGGCGTGGTGCAGTCGATCGAGATGCCTACGCGCCAGTCGATCGTCGGACGCGTGGTGCCGTTCGACGAGATGCCGAAGGCCGTACCGATTCAGGCGATGACCTTCAACATTGCGCGCATCGCGGGGCCGCTCGTTGGGGGCTATTTACTGTCGTGGTACGGCGTTTCGTTCTGTTACTTCGCGAATACCTTTACGTATACGGCGCTAATCTTCGCGGTCTTGGCGATTAGGGCAGACCTTCGGGCACACACGCGCGAGCCCCAGCCCATCAAGGACCTCATCACCGAAGGTGCTCGATACACGTGGGGCAACAAAGGGCTGCGTGTGCTCTTCATCCTCGAGGCCTCGGTGGCGGCGTTCGGGCTGCAATACGTCATGCTGATGCCGGCATTGGCGCGCGACCTTTGGCATCTCGACGAGCGCGGTTTGGGCCGTGTCACCGGCCTGATAGGCGTGGGCGCGATTCTCGGGCTCTTGATGGTTGCAAACATCCCCAAGCTCACCCTCAGGGTCCAGGCGATCCGCACCGCCATCACGCTCATGGGGGTCGCTCTGATCACGCTCGGGCTGACGAACGTGGTCTGGCTCTCCTACGCGATGGTGTTCGTGGCGGGCATGTGTACGCTGGTGCAATTCAACACCACCAACACCCTGTTCCAGGTTCTCTCGCCGCCTAGGCTTCGCGGCCGAGTACTGGCGATGCACATGTGGGGCCTGACGGGCCTCAGCCCGTTCGGATCACTCTTCTTCGGATGGCTGGCGCAGAGGTCCAGCATTCACGTCTCGCTGGTGAGCGGCGGCATTCTGGTGCTGGTCTGCAGTCTGTTTGGCTGGAGCCAGTCGCGGGTGCTGATGGCCACCGCGCAGGAGCACGAGGCCGACCCGAGCGGAGGCGATGAATTCGTGTTGGCGCAAGGCGGGGCCGCGGGAAGATAGGGAGCAGGTTCTCAGGTGTTCAGGTTGTCAGGTTTTCGGGTGGTCAGGTGTTCAGGTTTTCAGGTGTTCAGGTGATCAGGTGGACAGGATCGGGAGTCTAGATCAGCAGCCGATATCCCGACAACCCTGCAACCTGACCACCTGAAAACCCGAAAACCTCCTCCCTAGTCCTCCAGCTTCATTCGGGCGCATTTGAGCTTGTTGAGCGCGGCTTCATAAAGTCCTTTGACCTCGATCGTCGAGCCCACCTTGACGAGTTCGAAGAAATCTGCCCTTCCGATAGACTCCCCATCGGCGTTCTTGAAGGCCGTTCCTTCCAGAGCGATCGCGTTCACGTTCTTCCCGCTGAAAGCCTCGAACCCGCTCCACTCGGCAAGCGCAAACTCGAGCCTTCCATTCTCTGCGTCCACGTGGACCACGGTCCCACGCGCTTCGGCATCCTGGGCGCCGGCATCCTTAAGGCGAGCTTTGAGGGCGATGAGCGTGTCGCCGTCGAACGAACCCTTGACGGCCACTTTTGCGCCCACGCCTAATGCCTGGAAGAAGGCGGCCTTCTCCATGGCGGCGCCATCGGCGTTGAAGTACCGGGTGTCGTCGTTCGTTCCGATCGGCAACTGCTGGCCGGACGACCCCTGGAATCCCTCCCACTCCTTGAGTGACAGGACCCAGCTTCCGGCATCGGGGTTGGCGCTGACGACCAAGCCGAAAGCCTCGGCTTCCT
This genomic interval from Armatimonadota bacterium contains the following:
- a CDS encoding MFS transporter, producing the protein MRIFRHRDFAVLWTGALLSFFGSSIQTLAQGWFVYDLTGDKSKLALVMFFNFLPISLIGPFMGAVADMVDKRKALIACQLVFASTALFLGLATAFKFVTYEQILAMALINGVVQSIEMPTRQSIVGRVVPFDEMPKAVPIQAMTFNIARIAGPLVGGYLLSWYGVSFCYFANTFTYTALIFAVLAIRADLRAHTREPQPIKDLITEGARYTWGNKGLRVLFILEASVAAFGLQYVMLMPALARDLWHLDERGLGRVTGLIGVGAILGLLMVANIPKLTLRVQAIRTAITLMGVALITLGLTNVVWLSYAMVFVAGMCTLVQFNTTNTLFQVLSPPRLRGRVLAMHMWGLTGLSPFGSLFFGWLAQRSSIHVSLVSGGILVLVCSLFGWSQSRVLMATAQEHEADPSGGDEFVLAQGGAAGR